The Biomphalaria glabrata chromosome 1, xgBioGlab47.1, whole genome shotgun sequence sequence aacaaatatgtttttatgtGTTATCCTAGGATATTggtattttaatgttcaatctTCTCTTTAAAAATTCTTAATGGTTTAACTAAACTACTATTAAAAATTTGTGTTTTAGTACTGGTATAACTTATGAATACCAGTATGGTTTCACTTTAGGTTAAAAATTCAGGTGATCAAGTGTATATAAGTGGAGGGGATGAACATGGAGTTATAGTTCCACCTGGGGATTTAAAGGTAAGATTTAGGGTTTGCTGTCTAGCATAGCTTGACTATTAATCTTTTTAATCTCAGTTCTAAGTAAATGAGTAAAGTACACttgtacagaatatagaaatttattttcatcAACAATATTATAATGATGGTCTTCTTTAAAACCTGAATATGTTCAGTTTGTTTCATCAATAGATAGggtctttcttttttgtttttatctaatGCAAGTTGATAGACCAAGATAAACTATCATTCATAAACCCTAAGAACTTGATTGAAAACATCACCTAGGCAAGGCTTATAACATTCAAATTGAACAGTTTATTTGGCtccttaaaaataaacatagtaTTTGTCTGCTTCATTCTAGCCACTCAGCCATTGTATGCACTTAGAATATGAATAAGGAAACTATTTGTTAAATACTGTAAGgcagaataaaatattaaataaaaaaaaaatataagggcCTTTACACACAGATTGACTtgtatctatatattttatttgtgttgATACTGAGAAACCATTATCCCTGTGATGTGTGAACCATTTTTTCACTCCCACTTCTAATGCTTGCCACTTTGCAACAAAGAGTGAGCTTTCTTTTGAGGTAGTTATCCAGTTGTTGACTTTGGACTTACTTGAGTTGGGAACCCCCAGGAGAGCTTACTGGCAGCATCCACACCTCTCCACTGAACTCGGTTCTGAgtagctttcttcatctgctcccatgtcattccagtatccttaGGTTTGCTGATGACTGATCTCTTCTAGGTTTGCTTGGGCCTGCCCACTTCCATCTTTCCTGGCGGACAccaatcaagtgcctgccttggaACGTTGTTTACCTATAAAATGATTCAAAATGTACCTCTTCTGatttgttttcatatttttaaacatattttacagTTTCAAAGTTTGATTTTGGTGTAGCTAGtagaaaactttttatttctctggACATTTTATCTAGTGAATCTTCTATTTACCTCAGTGCTTCCATTTGCATCATCTCTTCTATCCCTTGACTTTCCTCATTGGGGGCAGCGCTGTGACAGTTCTCAgaaccaaatccctccatttGTCCCTGTCAGCAGCTGTTCAAGAAAGATATCAAGAGATATTCATGTGGATATAAAAAGAACTTAACACCTGTATatacatatctttttttttcttttactgaaaaagaagttttaaaaaatataaaaaaatgcaaataagtTTTGAATTCTAATTGGTATGTATTCATCAAAGATAACTTCAGAAACAGAACCTGGAAATGTATTCCACACTTCTTATCATTCGCTGTTAAACAAATTCATTCCATATTATGAGTTTTACATCATAGTTTATGATTTGTAATGCTGCTTAAActgaactaaaaataaatatccaaactttcttttactattttagGTTGGCGACCAACTCTGGCTGATTCCAGGTCACTGTGACCCAacagttaacatgcatgaatggATTGTGGGAATGAGGGATGGAAGGGTGGAAAGTATTTGGCCAATTGGTGGCAAAGGTCCGGGTATTTAGATTTAATATACTTAATGAAATTGTATAATTAGTAGTTCAGATGTTGTGTTGGTTGCTAATAAAAAGATGGATTTCTTTCTTAATCCTACTATATTTGACTGACCACAGTAATTACATACCACTATTGACCACTATAATCTATTACAGAttgttttttgaattaattcagttttactttgatttctgttaaaaatatttaaaatctttttggatcatttctgattttttttgttcattttactaatattttttgcaaactgagatttacattagtacaAGTTTTTCCCTTTTGCTAAATAacaaagatttattttctttccaattttcaaaatgaaatgtaaaataatatgTACATGATATACATCATTTAGCTTTTCTTTGCTTAGAGTTatgtgttaataacttaatttgAATcagtcaattttaaaattacttttggtATTCCTTGTTGTATAAACAAGCAAGGGTAACCACTCTGTTTGAATGCTCCTTCTTTGTATGAGACTGGctgaatttatttattattttatttcttagttGACTTTTACCTCATTCTTTTTCAACTGAACCTTGGAGGATGTCATGCAACTCATCCTATATGTGAGAAAAACAAATCAGCTCAGGAATGTTTTTGAAACAAATCAGCTTAGGAAAGTTGAAAAAAATCAGCTCATGAAAGTTTTTCAAACAAATCAGCTCAGGATAGTTTTTTAAACATATCAGCTTAGGAGAGTTGAAACAAATTAGCTCAGGATAGTTTTTGAAACATATCAGCTTAGGAGAGTTGAAACAAATTAGCTCAGAAGAGTTTTTGAAACAAATCTGCTTATGAGAGTTGAAACATAGCTCAGTTTGAAACAAATCAGCTTGTTCATCATGAgggttttttaaacaaatcagCTTGTTCCTCATGAGAGTTTTGATAGCTTTTTCATGGATCCTGTCTGCTGTGAGATGAAGTTGTCCAGCTCCTACCTCTGCACTGAGACTAATTCTATCAAGTTGTCTAGCTCCTACCACTGCACTGAGACTAATTCTATCAAGTTGTCTAGCTCCTACCACTGCACTGAGACTAATTCTATCAAGTTGTCTAGCTCCTACCACTGCACTGAGACTAATTCTATCAAGTTGTCCAGCTCCTACCTCTGCACTGAGACTAATTCTATCAAGTTGTCTAGCTCCTACCACTGCACTGAGACTAATTCTATCAAGTTGTCTAGCTCCTACCACTGCACTGAGACTAATTCTATCAAGTTGTCTAGCTCCTACCACTGCACTGAGACTAATTCTATCAAGTTGTCCAGCTCCTACCTCTGCACTGAGACTAATTCTATCAAGTTGTCTAGCTCCTACCACTGCACTGAGACTAATTCTATCAAGTTGTCTAGCTCCTACCACTGCACTGAGACTAATTCTATCAAGTTGTCTAGCTCCTACCACTGCACTGAGACTAATTCTATCAAGTTGTCTAGCTCCTACCACtgacctaaccctaaccctaaccactGACTGCACTGAGACTAATTCTATCAAGTTGTCTAGCTCCTACCACTGCACTGAGACTAATGATATCAGTATCATTATAGTGGAATATTGTTTGGCTGGCAGAAAAACCTCTCATTGGTTGTTTACCATCCAAACATATATAACACTAACTCCAATCTAGTGCAAACCCCAGaagaataagaaaataaaatgtgttcaaCAGTAGAATGGGAGGTTACTATGCATTTGTTATACAGAGTTttattttatggaaaaaaaaaatattttatacttttaatttttcaaataaaatcgtagaaaaaaataattgtagtttttttttgtttttttttttgtattacgaTCTTTACACaccggatttttttttaaagataaattgATTGAGCAGTTCATTCCTACATCACAATTAATAGATTTACCACTATGAATTAAATGGCTATCACATTTTGTAATATTGGCATAAGTAAGAACATAGGAGAAAATAAAtgcattgaaataaattgtcattttctactaaaaaaaatgtacacttaATTCTTCAAACTATCAAAGAACTTCAATGCTTCATGTACCCAGTACCAACTTTGAGTTCTGGATGAGTGCCTTGTTGTCTAGAGTTAGACATGTATAGATAGTCTGAGTGACATTGAATGGAATGTCTATAGATTAATCTGACTGATACAGAGTGACCCTGAcaggtaggcctacaataacTATTGTAAGTGTATTTAAAGAAGGTGTAAGCAAgcatccaggggcggactggttaTAGGCCTATGGGTATTCGTGCAAATGTCCGATGGGCCGGTATGACACCTAAAGGGTCTCATGGATGTCAGTATTAAATTGGggttttataatattgttataaacctggtggtggcacagatgggggtagtggtgtgtgtagtcagccgacgcaaatcgccccaggccagagctagacgagcggtcaactgtgacgagttacgacgatcggccgagacgagtgtcaacatgatggttcgggaaggatcgacgtcgtgaacagagctcaggagtgtcacgagggatgtagtcatctgaccacccagaatagtcgagcgacgttctgtccggttctagaaggccagcagggaccctatataaagagcgaaggtatcagagacgagtcagtcacaacttcccgatctacaggtcgttacaacggctcagtacaagtccgagacgagacagagagaccagtgcaagagttgatacggcggagagatatttgtacagtcttgtgttacgtgctgccaattgtacagtattggctgttatttattgacattaaactattacgttattttcaagcccagagttgtcaagttctttaagttggtggtgtcgtttggtgcaatttgcagcgagcctggatagggagattcgtaacaatatcttATAAAGGTGACTTTCATCATgttatacaatttatgggccggatagTAAAGAAATGCCCGGGTCGATTTTGACTCCCAGTACGCCTCAAAATGTTTGTCTTGATTTTCCAGAAATGTGATCATGAACTATTTGTCTTTAGCATGAGCTATAGATTTCAAATAATGTAAAAGCATTTTTCTTTTGCTCATTGGCATATTAACTGATAAATCTAGCCGTGCTTTTTGGCTGCTTTCCAATGAGGCAGAATAATAAGTCTCTTCAACTGACTAAATTGCATACCTAGAATGCAGTAGTTGTCACAGTTCTTCAGTAAAGTTCCTAGACCTGGAACCAATTATAAAGGGCGATCTATTTCGAGGAGCTTAAAGTGTTGTTTAACAGGCACCCTCCTAAGATGCCCAGTCAGGGGGCCCAGACAAACCCCTTGTGGAGCCAGTAAGGGGATGGACTTGTTGGCCCCAACAGGGCTAAAAATACTTGACCCTACTCAGAAACTCTCGAGAGCTTGCAGGCAGGAAAGTGACTGTAAAGAGAATTGCATTGTCTGGTGCCGCTGTTCAATGTGCTCGAGGGCACAGAAAACTCTGCACTGACGTCCGTTCGAACCAGTTCATAAAGTCGCTCAATATCTCTCACACTCTGTTGTAGTTCCATGCAATCGCAGATTATGTGTTTTATtgattctgttgttgtttttttttaaaatattcttcttGGCAGTGTCATCGACGTTATCACAGAACATAGCAAAGAAGGCTCCAATCAGTTATATTCTAATTCTAgtttaaattaaagaaaaagtgCAGCAATATGTTTATCTGTAATTAGACCTAGAGATGATTGATAGTTAACTGTTTCTTTAATaggctattttaaaaaatctatttatataagTAGTTGTAGATCAAGAATCAAGTCTCCAAATAAGCAGGACATGACCACAGACCCGACTTACTGAGAGTCTGGGATTGTTTAAACCGTAAAATGTGTAGGGGAGATAATCGAACATTCCTGTTTttacaatgtttttatttagacatggccgtaaatattgtttttaagaaCACGTAGCGGCAGGCTACGTtggttagatttagatctagactagacctaaaaaaaaatctagatatattgtTGAGtcggatctagatctagttaataagttttttttggtaaaggtctagatctattatattagtagaattaatctagaatctagatagattaTTGTACTGAATTTATACTATTTACTATGTAACTATAGTATAGTATtagatattataattatatagatttaatagatctaggctaggtctaagtctaaagtctagctaagtctagagtctaggctattataattattatttattaattataattatactagAGCTACTACTGCCTACTACTAGAAGTAACTagtctagtaactagatctagtaaattctagtagtagtagactCTAAGTTAGTAAGTAGAGTACTAGAAGATCAAGatgtatctagtctagattctgaCTCTGATATACTTGATtgacttgatttagatctagatctcatctagatctactagtctagttctagatctagatagatctaatgaAATGATCTAATCAATCTAATCGTAGAGACAGAGAACTAGCAGAACAAAGAAAtcaatatattaaattaaaatcgatttaaaaaatggatataCTGATATACTTTAAAATAGATGATAATagactaaatagatctagtctagatagaatttaagacatttttttattcttgactTTGTGTTCTCGCAAACAAaaagtcttagatctagatataacatAATTTCACTGATAAGACTGATTATCTCATGGCTAggtaagttagatctagatctatatatctagattgtcataatttatttaaattagtacatactatttattattataattaaagtgACTGATTAGTCTGATACCGGTACTGTcactttatttattaaatgtaaaatcactaaatttagaaatcctGCCTTAtaatagaagactcaaaagtaaaaagtggcaattatacataaaacgctgaaccataatcttcaaatacaaaaacaaaactaaataaaatacttagaaagacacaaagataaaggcactattcctcattccatatgctaggacaaatgtgtacaaatgctccttcttccctagtgctattagagcatggaatgggctgcctgtgccagccaggaaaaccagtgacttggcagaatttaagtcattggttaacgtgcatgacgtgtaggacataatcttttttgaagtaactcctgtattttattagataacATTATGTGTAATGTGTAATTCCACACATCTGGAAAATTTCCAGAGATCTTACCAGTACCGGTACCAAAGAAACCAAAAGTAGGTTATAGCTTAAATGGTTTCCGCCAGTAGCACTCACAtatatatgcttaaacaacttgtagcaaaagacCCTCACCAATATATATAAAGCAGGTAGGGGTACTGAGGATgcaattctattgcttttggaccagctttacaAGCATCTTGATACACCCAAAACATGCATGAGtgctcttcgtagatttctcctcagctttcaataccatacagccacatctaatgataaacaaactaagTAACTAAAATGTCAGCCCTTacgtacaagcatgggttctaaactttttaacctaTTCCCAGTACCGGGTacgttaaagtcaacaacaccaaatcatCAACTTGAGTACTATGTGCGAGttctccacaaggttgtgtactttctcctgtactgtatactctttacactaatgtcataagaagcatctatgactcagttaaactcattaaattagCTGACGATACTGCCATTGTTGGTCTTATTTCAGGAAACggaactcagtatcgaagcacgatagaagagtttacaaattGGTGCactgacaactttctagaactgaatgtcacaaaaactaaagaacttataatagatttcagaaagaaaaacagatgATATATGAACTCCAGATAAAGACTACATCGATACAACAAGTGAagtcatataaatatctaggcgtcatCATTGATAAGCTCTCATGGGAAGAGCATCTTGGAACTCtggcaaagaaaacagcccagcgactattTTTCCTATActaactcaatagctttaaactaaataagaagatctTGTTGGCAAGGCtacgcttcatctaaactgttgcgccacctagaaaacattataaaaagggcatcaaaaatcaCACATACAACATTAtcatatttaaatgaactttatgaacaaaaatgtctaagaaaaatcttggaagataACAAACACCtgctccatcataactacgtcaagACGTCAcgaagtgggcgactactgtcaatcaagaaaagaacagagcggtacaaaaattCGTTTATACCTTACTCGGTAAGACTATATCAATGCCACCCGTTGATCAAGAAACAGTAAAatgaccaagatgcctgtgtgtagtcgctgaatgaactctatgttgtgtctgttctattaatgtgtatgtttctgttgtgttgtctgtatatgagaagagtccttgtaatcacaacaaatttccataaggaccaataaagcagtcttagttttagtcttagtgtTGGTTACAACATTGAATACCAGGCTTAGAACAAAGTAAAGTCATTACCTACTAAATCTTAAACACCAACAATTTTTCAAGACTTCTATGCTACTCTGAGGTTAAAGTTCATGAATATTGAATGGCTTTTGTAACAATCATACTTGACTTGATTGGTAGAAATATTGATCTCCACACATATACAATGATTATCTCTTGCAGCTAAGAATTTACTATTGCTtgaagtatttatttatttattttgtgtatcCTCAGAATATACTTTAACTGCCCTCTCGTAAAGATTGCAAACAGTGAACGAATGATGTTGAGATGGATCCTGTTGGTCCTTATGTTTGCTTTAGTACTTTTAGCTGTCTTGACCTTAACAAATGTCATTCATATATCCAGCACTAAGACTTTAGATAGTATCAATGAATTACATTATGGCATAGTGATAGACTGTGGTAGCAGTGGTAGtagaatatttgtttattattggcCTACACATTCAGGGAATCCTAAAGATCTTCTAAATGTGCAACAACTTTTAGATTCATCAGGCAATGCAGTTGTCAAAAAAATATCACCAGGTAAGGTCTACATCACTTTGAACGGAAaacagaaactttttttttaagctagaTCTCTAGATAAAAGTTTAGATTGCAactgtgagaaaaaaaagataccaTATATGATATAGCTTTCTCATTCTCAGTAGTGAAATACTTAGCATTGTTTTGCCTAAACTTCAAAGTTGGTAGTGTACTTATTATGTTGCTAATTTTGCTTTCATAGAATTACACTAATCAGAATGTTAAAACTGATGTCAGTACTGGTATGTTTGCATATAAATTTAGTTGTTGATTTACTTTGGACTTTTTACAATATGTCTGTACTTGTATTGTAAGAGAACTCCCAGCATATTTCTTTAGCCTATATTATCATCATCGTACATTACTGTAGTCTCTAATTTTGACAGGATTATCATCTTATGAGAAAACTCCAGATGCTGCCAGTGATCATATAAAAGAGCTTCTCCTTTATGCTCAAAACTATATTCCAAAAGAGAAAATTCCTCAAACCTCATTGTATGTGATGGCAACAGCAGGGATGAGAATGTTAGCACCAAGGTAAAGAGGTCATGCGTTTGTACATCATTGGCAGGCACTTGATTTAGGTTGGAATAGTTCTTTTCTACTGTTGCACCCTACTCATGAAACAAGCATCAACAGCTAGttgtaaattaagaattttaCACTAAAAATCTATATACTTACAATCTATTTGATAAAGTTTTTAGACAGAACAGATCCCAGAGTTTGTAATAATACActtacaaaattaattgtatccTTCTATGTGTAAACATTCAAAGAGCTGACAAAAGATTTCTCTTTGTGTGCCAGTGCCCAGCAGGCTATTCTACAAGATCTTAGAGAAGACATTGGGCAAACATTTCAATTCATTGCTCctgaaaatcattttgaaataatCAGTGGAAAACAAGAAGGTGTCTATGCTTGGATTGCCATCAACTATGCACTGGATAGATTTTCACATAGTCAAAGAGAAGAAGGTAAGATAGACTGATACTTATGCTAGTGGCAGTAAGCTAGTGACATTCAAGACAACTTATGCTAGTGACATTCAAGACAACTTATGCTAGTGGCATTAAGCTAgtgcgtcccgagacatgacgttaaactgcgctcctctttccttagcacttttggagctcaaaagtgccctacttcttttctatcattgtgtctgcctcctcttttcctaagtctgccttcattgatcatcacactgtctccttaactttaaattctcactacgtcctagaccagtccgttagccgtggactgcgacgggtaaggggggataaagagatcctggtgtttgagtgttggctatctgaggataaaccacaacaacacaatactttggctccaagttcccctagacctgagacccagatggcccgctctgggtcaacaggctggtcatgccgagctaccagcataggtcgtcaatcagggagctgctgtatcggacacatgtccgatgtagcagctgactgagtatagcacctgtgtagccctggcgggctcattctggacatccgaatggcccgtccccttgttggactcgatggcgggtggggagcacaggtgccaaattaacaaaaatatatatggacaaaaaaacacacacaaaactacttgccccagacctatgtctgggcaagaaacgtcgaattgatgataaaaaagaggaggtcccaaaaagctgtgccacctggccatcatttctggtggttaggtgcacagaggagggaaaaagcctgacaaagttgagcccttttgttatctataagggactcaatcagtagtgggagagcccaagagtgtgtctaagctacacaaatcaatggaactccttgtagaagtagacagcaagacacactctgatgggcttttaagatgcagaagactctgtgatctccaagtggaagtcatgccacacaagagtctaaacaccagcagaggtgtaatcagctctagggacctactggaatgttccgagaaggaaatagtggagggcattgaaggagtcacccatgcccggcgcattaccaggcacagggatggtgaggaggtcaaaaccaccactattatcctcacattcggaactaggacaccgccagagtatgtgaaggcaggatacctacgagttccagtgagaccctacatacctaaccccatgaggtgcttcaagtgccagggttatggacacggcgcggcagtctgcaagaggaacactgtgtgtgccagatgtgctggagagggtcatgaggacaagggctgcacagcccagttcaagtgcccaaactgtcaagctggccactcagcctactccaaggactgccctgtgtggaaacaggaggttgccgtgcaggagtacaaggcaagaaatggatgcaccttcagccaggcgaaatcggctgtactggccctacccaagggccaattcggcttgacaaagacctacgcccaggctgttgctaagataggaagatccatagccacacagacggacacattgaccccaccaccccctcctcctcctccaactcagaagaaaacaccgccaaagaacacacctctgaagaaacaagaaagccctgttgtcatgctaaagaacaggttctctgtgctcgctgatgagagcatggagactgagcagcatgtcaaaaccaatactccgggagaacccggagacatcatgtctgactcAGGTtcccctcattggcagtcctgctaggggtctataactgtgtgtggcaaacaggagctttcccaaacagctggaggaaagccacagttataccgatacctaaacctggaagagacggctctgacccagctaactatcgaccaatagcactaacaagctgcatctgcaaaaccatggaaagaatgattaacagtaggctggtctggtacctggaaaggaataaagtgatctcaaactaccagtgcggattccggcaggggcggacaacaactgaccacctggtaaggctggaagcttatattagaaatgcattactcagaagagaacatctagtagctgtattcttcaatatagaaaaggcctatgacacaacctggaaacatggcattctacgtgacctggcgcttatggggcttaaggtacacctcccccgttttgtggaggaattcctgaaagatcgaaaatttcaggttcgagtgggcgaCTCTGCTtctgacacaacctggaaacatggcattctacgtgacctggcgcttatggggcttaaggtacacctcccccgttttgtggaggaattcctgaaagatcgaaaatttcaggttcgagtgggcgactctgcttctgacactcatgaccaggaaatgggtgtaccccagggcagcatccT is a genomic window containing:
- the LOC129924680 gene encoding uncharacterized protein LOC129924680, which translates into the protein MDPVCCEMKLSSSYLCTETNSIKLSSSYHCTETNSIKLSSSYHCTETNSIKLSSSYHCTETNSIKLSSSYLCTETNSIKLSSSYHCTETNSIKLSSSYHCTETNSIKLSSSYHCTETNSIKLSSSYLCTETNSIKLSSSYHCTETNSIKLSSSYHCTETNSIKLSSSYHCTETNSIKLSSSYH